The following are encoded together in the Juglans microcarpa x Juglans regia isolate MS1-56 chromosome 2D, Jm3101_v1.0, whole genome shotgun sequence genome:
- the LOC121248223 gene encoding probable UDP-arabinopyranose mutase 2, whose protein sequence is MAAIEASSHAPTPLLKDELDIVIPTIRNLDFLEMWRPFFEPYHLIIVQDGDPSKIIKVPDGFDYELYNRNDINRILGPKASCISFKDSACRCFGYMVSKKKYIFTIDDDCFVAKDPSGRSINALEQHIKNLLCPSTPHFFNTLYDPFREGADFVRGYPFSLREGAKTAVSHGLWLNIPDYDAPTQLVKPLERNTRYVDAVLTIPKGTLFPMCGMNLAFDRELIGPAMYFGLMGDGQPIGRYDDMWAGWCIKVICDHLGLGVKTGLPYIWHSKASNPFVNLKKEYKGIFWQEEIIPFFQSAVLPKDCTSVQNCYLELSKQVKEKLGKVDPYFDKLADAMVTWIEAWDELNSVGASDKLPNGKA, encoded by the exons ATGGCTGCCATTGAAGCTTCTTCGCATGCCCCAACACCGCTGCTGAAAGATGAGCTTGACATTGTGATCCCCACCATCAGGAACCTGGACTTCCTTGAGATGTGGAGGCCATTCTTTGAGCCTTACCACCTCATCATCGTCCAAGATGGCGATCCTTCAAAGATCATCAAGGTCCCGGATGGCTTTGACTACGAGCTTTATAACCGCAATGACATCAACAGGATTCTGGGTCCTAAGGCCTCCTGCATTTCCTTCAAGGACTCTGCTTGCCGCTGCTTTGGCTACATGGTGTCTAAGAAGAAGTATATCTTCACAATTGACGACGACTGCTTT GTTGCAAAAGATCCATCTGGAAGATCAATTAATGCCCTCGAGCAGCACATCAAGAACCTCCTCTGCCCATCCACCCCTCATTTTTTCAATACCCTGTATGATCCTTTCCGAGAAGGCGCAGATTTTGTCCGTGGATACCCTTTTAGCCTTCGTGAGGGAGCCAAAACGGCTGTTTCTCATGGCCTCTGGCTCAACATCCCAGATTATGATGCTCCTACACAGCTCGTGAAGCCTCTCGAGAGGAACACTAG GTATGTGGATGCAGTCCTAACAATCCCCAAGGGAACCTTGTTCCCCATGTGTGGTATGAATTTAGCATTCGATCGTGAGCTTATTGGTCCAGCAATGTACTTTGGTCTCATGGGTGATGGTCAGCCTATCGGACGTTATGATGATATGTGGGCTGGCTGGTGCATCAAG GTGATATGCGACCATTTGGGATTGGGAGTCAAGACCGGTCTGCCCTATATCTGGCACAGCAAAGCCAGCAACCCATTTGTGAATCTGAAGAAGGAGTACAAAGGCATCTTCTGGCAGGAGGAGATCATCCCATTCTTCCAATCAGCTGTCCTTCCAAAAGACTGCACCTCTGTTCAGAACTGCTACCTTGAATTGTCCAAGCAGGTCAAGGAAAAGCTTGGCAAGGTAGATCCCTACTTTGACAAGCTGGCAGACGCCATGGTCACATGGATTGAAGCTTGGGATGAACTAAACTCAGTTGGGGCTTCAGATAAGCTTCCCAATGGGAAGGCTTAA
- the LOC121248222 gene encoding probable tRNA (guanine(26)-N(2))-dimethyltransferase 2 yields MHETGGGGGGTMSVDLNDYAIIKEGEAEILMRKNEVFYNPSQVDNRDMSIAVLRTFIFKRKQEQEAILLKRTKATQKAPEKDSSEASGEVAADNDVMNDEKPNGECEVPEEISQDEPCSVSKESVKTPEGKRHGEMKPPRVLEALAASGLRSLRYAREVEGIGQVVALDNDKVSIESCKRNIKFNGSVACSKVEAHLTDARVFMLTHPKEFDVVDLDPYGAPSVFLDSAVQSVVDGGMLMCTATDMAVLCGSSGEVCYSKYGSYPLRGKYCHEMALRILLACIESHANRYKRYIVPVLSVKMNFYVRVFVRIYTSASAMKNTPLKLSYVYQCTGCDSFHLQPIGRTVSKNNSVRHLPGFGPAAPHECSDCGKKFNMGGPIWSAPIHDQEWVTSILSDVKSIKDRYPAYDRISAVLTTISEELPDVPLFLSLHNLCATLKCTSPSAVIFRSAVINAGYRISGTHVNPLGLKSDAPMDVIWDIMRCWVKNHPVKAQPPDLPGSVILAKEPVLQANFARAVASLSKAQAKKVTRFLPNPERHWGPKLRAGRQITSKHVSLLGPQALNATINHEEDGEERGAKRQKTEEPNFLGSIPTDQA; encoded by the exons ATGCACGAAActggaggtggaggaggaggaacaATGTCGGTGGATCTCAATGATTACGCTATCATCAAAGAGGGAGAGGCTGAGATTCTCATGCGCAAAAATGAAGTCTTCTACAACCCATCCCAG GTTGACAACAGAGATATGTCAATTGCTGTCCTGAGGACATTTATATTCAAGCGAAAACAGGAGCAGGAAGCTATTTTGTTGAAAAGAACAAAGGCCACACAAAAGGCTCCTGAGAAGGATTCCTCTGAAGCTTCTGGAGAAGTGGCAGctgataatgatgtaatgaacGATGAAAAACCTAATGGGGAATGTGAAGTGCCCGAAGAGATATCTCAGGATGAACCATGCAGTGTTTCAAAAGAATCGGTCAAGACCCCTGAAGGAAAACGACACGGGGAAATGAAGCCACCAAGAGTTCTTGAG GCCTTGGCAGCTTCTGGTTTGAGATCTCTTAGATATGCTCGTGAAGTAGAAGGGATAGGCCAAGTTGTGGCACTAGACAATGATAAAG TATCTATTGAATCTTGCAAGAGAAATATTAAGTTCAATGGCTCAGTAGCTTGTTCAAAGGTGGAAGCACATCTTACTGATGCTCGTGTATTTATGCTCACCCATCCAAAAGAATTTGACGTG GTTGATCTTGATCCCTATGGTGCACCGTCTGTGTTCTTGGATTCTGCAGTTCAATCAGTTGTTGATGGGGGCATGCTAATGTGTACTGCAACCGATATGGCAGTACTATGTGGGAGTAGTGGGGAGGTTTGCTATTCCAA ATATGGTTCCTATCCATTGAGAGGGAAATACTGCCACGAAATGGCTTTGAGGATTCTTCTTGCCTGCATTGAG AGCCATGCAAATCGGTACAAGCGGTACATTGTTCCTGTGCTATCTGTTAAGATGAACTTTTATGTCCGGGTTTTTGTTCGCATTTACAC TTCTGCAAGTGCAATGAAAAATACTCCCCTTAAGCTTTCATATGTTTATCAGTGCACTGGTTGTGATTCTTTTCATCTTCAGCCTATCGGGAGGACAGTTTCCAAG AATAACAGCGTAAGACATCTGCCTGGGTTTGGTCCTGCTGCTCCTCACGAGTGTAGTGACTGTGGGAAGAAGTTTAACATGGGTGGGCCTATATGGTCTGCTCCAATCCATGATCAAGAATGGGTAACTTCCATACTTTCAGATGTGAAATCTATAAAGGATAGGTATCCTGCTTATGATCGTATCTCTGCTGTATTGACAACAATATCAGAG GAACTGCCTGATGTTCCTCTATTTCTGAGTCTGCACAACCTATGTGCCACGCTTAAATGCACCTCTCCATCAGCAGTAATATTCCGTTCAGCTGTGATCAATGCTGGATATCGTATATCTGGAACTCATGTGAATCCATTGGGGCTGAAATCAGATGCTCCCATGGATGTCATTTGGGACATAATGCGCTGCTGG GTAAAAAATCATCCAGTTAAAGCTCAACCACCAGATCTGCCAGGAAGTGTGATACTTGCTAAGGAACCAGTTCTTCAA GCTAATTTTGCTCGGGCTGTTGCTTCTCTTAGCAAAGCACAAGCCAAGAAGGTCACACGCTTCCTTCCCAACCCTGAAAGACATTGGGGCCCAAAGCTGAGAGCAGGTCGTCAAATTACCAGCAAGCACGTCTCTCTTTTGGGTCCTCAGGCATTGAATGCTACGATTAACCACGAAGAAGATGGTGAAGAGCGTGGTGCCAAGCGTCAAAAGACAGAGGAACCCAACTTTCTTGGAAGTATTCCTACAGACCAAGCCTGA